One window of Sinorhizobium numidicum genomic DNA carries:
- a CDS encoding DUF1772 domain-containing protein, which yields MFGLLALVTASIFFGAAIYINVAEQPARLHLDDRAALAQWVPAYRRGFEMQASLAIISGLLGAAAWWWTGNPLWGLGAAVIILNWPYTLLIIMPVNNRLEATAPDQANEETRGLLARWGRLHAGRSALGAIAAAIYLIAAARGI from the coding sequence ATGTTCGGCCTGCTCGCTTTGGTCACCGCGTCCATCTTCTTCGGCGCCGCGATTTATATCAATGTCGCCGAGCAACCGGCGAGATTGCACCTCGATGATCGCGCCGCGCTCGCGCAGTGGGTCCCGGCCTATCGGCGGGGCTTCGAGATGCAGGCGTCTCTCGCCATCATTTCCGGCCTCCTCGGCGCCGCGGCATGGTGGTGGACGGGCAATCCGCTCTGGGGCCTCGGGGCGGCGGTCATCATCCTGAACTGGCCCTACACGTTGCTCATCATCATGCCGGTCAACAACCGCCTGGAAGCAACCGCGCCGGACCAGGCGAACGAGGAAACCCGCGGCCTTCTTGCGCGCTGGGGCCGGCTGCACGCGGGCAGGAGCGCCCTCGGCGCGATCGCGGCCGCCATTTATCTGATTGCCGCTGCTCGCGGGATTTGA
- a CDS encoding ABC transporter ATP-binding protein encodes MEPLLKFEGVELYYDHVYALKGVSIEVHEGETVALIGANGAGKSSILRAITGLKKIRSGEIRYRGKRIDGIGADEIVRMGISMVPEARRVFPFMTVRDNLLMGAFTRSDKVEVQQSMDMVLTRFPRLKERYSQQAGTMSGGEQQMLVIGRALMARPRLLLLDEPSLGIAPKLVQDIARSIVAINRDEKVSVLLVEQNSRMALRISKRAYALTTGVVALSGNSSELLTDERVRHLYLGGEF; translated from the coding sequence ATGGAACCACTGCTGAAATTCGAGGGTGTCGAGCTCTACTACGATCATGTTTACGCCCTGAAGGGCGTCTCGATCGAAGTCCATGAAGGCGAGACCGTCGCGCTGATCGGCGCCAACGGGGCGGGCAAGTCGTCGATTCTCCGCGCCATCACCGGCCTTAAAAAGATCCGCAGCGGCGAGATTCGCTACCGCGGCAAGCGTATCGACGGCATTGGCGCGGACGAGATCGTCCGCATGGGCATCTCGATGGTGCCCGAGGCGCGCCGCGTCTTCCCCTTCATGACCGTTCGCGACAACCTGCTGATGGGCGCCTTCACCCGCAGCGACAAGGTCGAAGTCCAGCAAAGCATGGACATGGTGCTGACCCGCTTCCCGCGTCTCAAGGAGCGTTATTCCCAGCAGGCCGGGACGATGAGCGGCGGCGAGCAACAGATGCTCGTGATCGGCCGGGCGCTGATGGCGCGGCCCCGCCTGCTGCTGCTCGATGAACCGTCGCTCGGGATCGCCCCGAAGCTGGTGCAGGATATCGCCCGCTCGATCGTGGCGATCAATCGCGACGAAAAGGTCAGCGTCCTACTTGTCGAGCAGAACTCACGCATGGCGCTGCGCATCTCTAAGCGGGCCTATGCGCTGACCACCGGCGTGGTGGCGCTCAGCGGCAATTCGTCGGAGCTGCTGACCGACGAACGGGTCAGGCATCTCTATCTCGGCGGAGAATTCTAG
- a CDS encoding ABC transporter substrate-binding protein: MINRRSTLKSLALGAVSFLAIAAGGAFSAQAENKELKIGFVGVTSGPAAAWGTSNVRSMQTRADWLNETGGVKIGDDTYNIRIVTFDDQKDPKRAIAGMEKMAQEGIHYVVGPNVDDGAAAVRPVAESKGIIYFPYAFPKPLYTPPASNAVLGMVANYQSGPAIYKYLKENKGVKKVAFVAANESDPLSQRDSGVAAAKELGLEVVAETDTYQTDTRDFTPVLTPIVQLKPDLLVLSGVAPANAPLLIRAARELGYEGLISAETAQDATVLQEGAGELANGFISVGGASTPEIRTPLMEEFIDRYTKKFGEYNDESNTKVYALEYIIETLKANPKAIDNVEEFKKTMDTFSAPNPYAKDSTLKYVGMTSFGQKRQLSVPMVVTEFKDGEFQTLFVGEVD; the protein is encoded by the coding sequence ATGATCAACAGACGCTCGACATTGAAATCGCTGGCGCTCGGCGCCGTGTCATTCCTGGCAATCGCAGCGGGAGGAGCCTTTTCCGCGCAGGCTGAGAACAAGGAGCTCAAGATCGGTTTCGTCGGTGTTACCAGCGGCCCTGCCGCGGCCTGGGGCACGTCCAATGTGCGTTCGATGCAGACGCGCGCCGACTGGCTGAACGAGACCGGCGGCGTGAAGATTGGCGACGACACCTACAACATCCGCATTGTTACCTTCGACGACCAGAAGGATCCCAAGCGCGCCATCGCCGGCATGGAAAAGATGGCCCAGGAAGGCATTCACTATGTCGTCGGGCCGAATGTCGACGACGGCGCCGCTGCCGTCCGGCCCGTGGCCGAATCCAAGGGGATCATCTATTTCCCCTACGCCTTCCCGAAACCACTCTATACGCCGCCGGCCTCGAATGCGGTGCTCGGCATGGTCGCCAACTATCAGTCCGGACCAGCAATCTATAAATATCTCAAGGAAAACAAAGGCGTGAAGAAGGTTGCCTTCGTCGCCGCCAACGAATCCGATCCGCTGAGCCAGCGCGACAGCGGCGTTGCCGCCGCCAAGGAACTCGGGCTCGAAGTGGTGGCAGAGACCGATACCTACCAGACCGACACCCGCGACTTCACGCCGGTCCTCACACCTATCGTCCAGTTGAAGCCGGATCTGCTCGTCCTTTCCGGGGTCGCCCCGGCCAATGCGCCGCTCCTCATCCGCGCGGCGCGCGAACTCGGCTATGAGGGCCTGATCTCGGCCGAGACTGCGCAGGACGCGACTGTCTTGCAGGAGGGTGCCGGCGAACTCGCCAACGGCTTCATATCGGTCGGCGGCGCCTCGACGCCGGAAATCCGCACGCCGCTGATGGAGGAGTTCATAGATCGCTACACCAAGAAGTTCGGCGAGTACAATGACGAGTCCAACACCAAGGTCTATGCGCTCGAATACATTATCGAAACGCTGAAGGCGAACCCGAAGGCGATCGACAATGTCGAGGAATTCAAGAAGACCATGGACACCTTCTCGGCGCCCAATCCCTACGCCAAGGACAGCACGCTGAAATATGTCGGCATGACCTCCTTCGGTCAGAAGCGGCAACTCTCCGTCCCGATGGTGGTGACCGAATTCAAGGATGGCGAATTCCAGACGCTGTTCGTCGGCGAAGTGGACTGA
- a CDS encoding ABC transporter ATP-binding protein — protein MPDILEIVGLTKRFGGLIAVNDVSFSVREREILSVIGPNGAGKSTLFKLISSFLRPTDGEVRFKGERISGLAPHITARKGVVRTFQETTIFKDMTVRDNVVTAHHLRSRASLAGFYFGSAAARSDLDAFGTSADEILAFLGLEPMRGEVASTLPHGHLRALGIAIALATDPSVILLDEPFAGMNRDETRRAVEIVRRLRERGITVLLVEHDMPAVMNISDRIVVLNFGQKIAEGIPAEIQQNPKVIEAYLGAEDESIGL, from the coding sequence ATGCCGGACATCCTGGAAATCGTCGGGCTCACCAAGCGCTTCGGCGGCCTTATCGCGGTCAACGACGTCTCGTTCTCTGTCCGCGAGCGCGAGATCCTATCGGTGATCGGACCGAACGGCGCGGGCAAGTCGACCTTGTTCAAGCTGATCTCGTCCTTCCTCAGGCCGACCGACGGCGAGGTGCGCTTCAAGGGAGAGCGCATCTCCGGGCTTGCGCCGCATATCACCGCCCGCAAGGGCGTGGTGCGAACTTTCCAGGAAACGACGATCTTCAAGGATATGACCGTGCGCGACAATGTCGTGACGGCCCATCACCTGCGCTCGCGCGCCAGCCTCGCCGGTTTCTATTTCGGCAGTGCCGCCGCGCGGAGCGACCTCGACGCTTTCGGCACGTCGGCGGACGAGATTCTTGCCTTCCTTGGATTGGAGCCGATGCGCGGCGAGGTCGCCAGCACCCTGCCCCACGGCCATCTGCGCGCCCTCGGCATTGCGATTGCGCTTGCTACCGATCCTTCCGTCATCCTGCTCGACGAACCTTTCGCCGGGATGAACCGCGACGAAACCCGGCGCGCGGTCGAGATCGTGCGGAGGCTGCGCGAACGCGGCATCACGGTGCTGCTGGTCGAGCATGACATGCCGGCCGTCATGAACATTTCCGACCGCATCGTCGTGCTCAACTTCGGCCAGAAGATCGCCGAGGGCATACCGGCGGAAATCCAGCAGAACCCCAAGGTCATCGAAGCCTATCTCGGCGCCGAAGACGAATCGATCGGATTGTAG
- a CDS encoding GntR family transcriptional regulator translates to MLTTLRPDNDSKKPAARWSPIYHGLRDAIVSHRLTPGTKLPEDELASIYAVSRTVIRAALQALSHDWLVRLEPNRGAFVAQPSTKEAREVFEARALIEPRVAALAAKVAKPEDLTLLRGHLEREHEALHAGRDSDAIMLSAMFHVGIAEIADQAVLTGFVRDLVSHSSLIIALYWRRRDTTCESHAHHALVDAIETGDPDKAAQLMKDHLADLLSGLDLNRTERRLENLADILR, encoded by the coding sequence ATGTTGACGACACTTAGGCCTGACAACGATAGCAAAAAGCCGGCGGCGCGGTGGTCGCCGATCTATCATGGGTTGAGGGACGCGATCGTCAGCCACCGCCTGACACCGGGTACGAAACTGCCGGAGGATGAGCTCGCGTCGATCTACGCGGTGAGCCGCACGGTCATCCGTGCCGCGCTCCAGGCGCTCTCTCACGATTGGCTCGTGCGGCTCGAGCCCAACCGCGGCGCCTTCGTTGCACAACCGTCGACGAAGGAGGCGCGCGAGGTCTTCGAAGCTCGCGCCCTGATCGAGCCGAGGGTTGCAGCCCTTGCCGCCAAGGTCGCAAAGCCCGAGGACCTGACGCTGCTGCGCGGCCATCTCGAAAGGGAGCACGAGGCGCTCCACGCCGGCCGCGACAGCGATGCGATCATGCTCTCCGCCATGTTCCATGTGGGTATCGCCGAAATCGCCGATCAAGCGGTGCTGACCGGCTTCGTCCGCGATCTCGTCTCTCACTCATCGCTGATCATCGCGCTCTATTGGAGGCGGCGCGACACCACCTGTGAAAGTCACGCGCACCACGCTTTGGTCGATGCCATCGAGACTGGCGATCCGGACAAGGCAGCGCAACTGATGAAGGATCACCTGGCCGATCTGCTATCGGGCCTCGACCTCAACCGCACGGAAAGAAGGCTGGAAAACCTCGCGGACATCCTGCGCTGA
- a CDS encoding aspartate/glutamate racemase family protein: MRILVINPNTTASMTGKIGTAAQIAASPATQIVAVNPQDGPPSIEGYFDEVFVVPGIIAEMAKAGAVDAYVIACFDDTGLDAARCAAEAPVIGIGEAAFHLATLVAGKFSVVTTLARSVPAIEHNLVKYGLASRCAKVRASDVAVLDLELPGSDARSKVSAEIARAITEDKAEAIVLGCAGMADLAHALSLEHGVPVLDGVACAVRLAETVAALGLKTSKVGGYAAPLAKRFAGYYAPWSPPIGTGMPRTP; this comes from the coding sequence ATGCGCATACTCGTCATAAACCCGAACACGACGGCTTCGATGACCGGCAAGATCGGCACGGCCGCGCAGATCGCGGCGTCGCCGGCGACGCAAATCGTGGCGGTCAATCCGCAGGACGGACCGCCGAGCATCGAGGGGTATTTCGACGAGGTCTTCGTCGTGCCGGGAATCATCGCGGAAATGGCAAAGGCGGGCGCGGTGGATGCCTATGTGATCGCCTGTTTCGACGACACGGGCCTCGACGCGGCTCGCTGCGCCGCGGAGGCGCCGGTGATCGGCATCGGCGAAGCCGCCTTCCATCTCGCCACTCTCGTCGCCGGCAAATTCAGCGTCGTCACGACCCTTGCGCGCTCAGTACCGGCAATCGAGCACAATCTCGTAAAATACGGCCTCGCCTCCCGCTGCGCCAAGGTTCGCGCCTCCGATGTCGCCGTGCTCGACCTCGAATTGCCGGGCTCCGACGCCCGCAGCAAAGTTTCCGCCGAAATCGCCCGCGCGATTACCGAGGACAAGGCGGAAGCGATCGTGCTCGGCTGCGCGGGCATGGCCGATCTCGCCCACGCGCTCTCGCTCGAGCATGGCGTGCCGGTACTCGATGGTGTCGCCTGCGCGGTCCGGCTTGCGGAAACGGTTGCGGCGCTCGGCCTTAAAACATCGAAGGTCGGCGGCTATGCCGCGCCGCTTGCTAAGCGATTTGCCGGATATTACGCGCCCTGGTCTCCGCCGATCGGCACGGGCATGCCGCGCACTCCCTAG
- a CDS encoding branched-chain amino acid ABC transporter permease, producing the protein MRKSSTTAIKIASSALFLLVLLVGVPLLIAATGRSDLYYTLTSVALLSIISAGVWITFYIGRINIGQGAYALMGGYVSAILVMNYGVSFWLTLPVAGLFCAAASVLIGVPILRLRGVYFAMVTLVLTEVARLLALALPITNGASGIVSIPLPSGISFFGLTLIPDFATLANPRLAFYIASVLLMALCFLGLYRLAHSRIGQLCQSLQQNEELASSIGVNIGYLRVIAYALSSFLGGVGGAMFASISQSIYPSSFTVADSVNFMLNCFLGGLGYVLGPMLGTFVLYFGWDLLFQTGEFQLLIFSTVLIVLMLILPNGLLSLALPRKRSL; encoded by the coding sequence ATGCGCAAGTCATCGACCACCGCTATCAAGATCGCCTCGTCAGCCCTTTTTCTCTTGGTGCTGCTCGTGGGTGTCCCGCTGCTGATCGCCGCTACGGGGCGAAGCGACCTCTATTACACGCTGACATCGGTGGCGCTGCTCAGCATTATCAGCGCCGGCGTGTGGATCACCTTCTATATCGGCCGCATCAATATCGGCCAGGGCGCCTATGCCCTGATGGGCGGCTATGTCTCGGCCATCCTGGTCATGAACTACGGCGTGTCGTTTTGGCTGACCCTGCCAGTAGCGGGCCTCTTCTGCGCCGCCGCGAGCGTGCTCATCGGCGTGCCGATTCTGCGCCTGCGCGGCGTCTATTTCGCGATGGTCACATTGGTACTGACGGAGGTCGCCCGCCTCCTAGCGCTTGCCCTGCCGATCACCAACGGCGCCAGTGGCATTGTCAGCATTCCACTGCCGTCCGGCATCAGCTTCTTCGGCCTTACACTCATTCCGGATTTTGCGACGCTGGCCAATCCCCGGCTCGCCTTCTACATAGCCTCCGTCCTGCTGATGGCGCTCTGTTTCCTCGGGCTCTATCGGCTGGCGCACTCGCGCATCGGGCAGCTCTGCCAATCGCTGCAGCAGAACGAGGAACTCGCCTCATCGATCGGCGTCAACATCGGCTATCTCCGTGTCATCGCCTATGCGCTGTCGTCCTTCCTCGGCGGCGTCGGCGGAGCCATGTTCGCCTCGATCTCCCAATCGATTTATCCGTCGAGCTTCACCGTCGCCGACTCGGTCAATTTCATGCTCAACTGCTTCCTCGGCGGACTCGGCTACGTGCTCGGGCCGATGCTCGGCACTTTCGTGCTCTATTTCGGCTGGGACCTCCTGTTCCAGACGGGCGAATTCCAGCTTCTGATCTTCTCGACCGTGCTGATCGTGCTGATGCTGATCCTGCCCAATGGCCTCCTGAGCCTGGCACTGCCCCGCAAGAGGAGCCTTTAG
- a CDS encoding branched-chain amino acid ABC transporter permease, which yields MEQVIANGLYVGAQYALIALGLTLIFALMNVLNFAHGQMYVLGGFVTYSVYGQLKLPFVVALICSGVTLAVVGALLEKFLFRPVIRRSKREESTMLLAAATAFFLDAVILLLFGEKQRGVPKIISGVFVSDRVILPYDRIVVGVVAILMIAAFMLFMQYSKPGRAMRALAQDRVAAQLMGVKVERYSMIGFALGAMLAGVVGGLLVSITGVNSGIGGPISIKAFLMVMIGGAGVVGGAIAGGFILGMMESVGLTVLREYGDITYLVIFALLMIFLSIRPHGLMGKPWG from the coding sequence ATGGAACAGGTGATTGCCAACGGGCTTTATGTCGGCGCCCAGTACGCGTTGATCGCGCTCGGGCTGACGCTGATCTTCGCCCTTATGAACGTGCTCAATTTCGCGCACGGGCAGATGTATGTGCTGGGCGGCTTCGTGACCTACTCGGTTTACGGCCAGCTCAAGCTGCCCTTCGTCGTCGCGCTGATCTGCTCGGGGGTGACGCTCGCGGTCGTCGGAGCGCTTCTGGAAAAGTTTCTCTTCCGGCCGGTAATCCGCCGCAGCAAGCGCGAGGAAAGCACGATGCTGCTCGCAGCCGCGACGGCGTTTTTCCTCGATGCGGTCATACTGCTGCTCTTTGGCGAGAAGCAGCGCGGCGTGCCGAAGATCATCAGCGGCGTCTTCGTTTCCGACCGGGTGATCCTGCCCTACGATCGCATCGTGGTCGGCGTCGTCGCGATCCTGATGATCGCCGCCTTCATGCTCTTCATGCAGTACAGCAAGCCCGGTCGCGCCATGCGGGCGCTGGCGCAGGACCGCGTCGCCGCCCAGTTGATGGGCGTCAAGGTCGAGCGCTATTCGATGATCGGCTTCGCGCTCGGGGCCATGCTTGCCGGTGTCGTCGGCGGGTTGCTCGTCAGCATCACCGGCGTCAATTCCGGCATCGGCGGACCGATATCGATCAAGGCCTTCCTGATGGTGATGATCGGCGGCGCCGGCGTCGTCGGCGGCGCGATCGCCGGCGGCTTCATTCTCGGCATGATGGAATCGGTCGGCCTTACCGTGCTGCGCGAATATGGCGACATAACCTACCTCGTCATCTTCGCATTGCTGATGATCTTCCTGAGCATCCGCCCGCATGGGCTGATGGGCAAACCCTGGGGCTGA